One Delphinus delphis chromosome 16, mDelDel1.2, whole genome shotgun sequence genomic window, CCTCGGCCCCGCCCGTTGCGGGGTGAGGCGTTAACGTCTAACATCTTCGCCCGAGGCCAGCGGCCCTGAGTTGGTGGGAAAGGGTGTCTTGGGGTCTGGAGTGGGCTAGATGGGCTTGAGGTGAAGACTAGGCCCGGACAGCCTTCCCTCAAGTCTTAGGTTTTAGTCATGAAGTTGGTCCTTAGTTTAGTTTAGGGCCTTCCCACCCATTTGACATTAGAGGAAACTAACCCCCTAAAAGAGGGATTTACTTGTCTGAAGTCACACAGTTCGTGGCACACAGGACTAGAAAACTCAACTCCTGAATCCGAGATCAGTGCTTTCCCTGCCACACCAACCTTAAAGCTTTGGGCTTACCAAAGCGTTTGGGGGGAAGATGCTCCTATGAAACATAGAATGAATGATGTTAGGAAAACCTGGAGAAACCTAGAGAAAAAACAAGCCTATATGTCTTTGACAGATTATGTATTTGCAGTGGATAAAAGGATATTAGTTATGGGAATTAACTGGCCCTGAATTACAGCCTTGAACAAAACTGGAAACCTTTTGACAATACAAAGGACTAACTCCTGAGAATGTACCTTTCTTTTCTTACATCAATGGTGCTAGCTGGGGTGCGCTACGCTCATCCTGCTGTCTCTTGTTCCGCCTGCTCCCTTTGTGCTCCCATTCTGCCCTGCCATGCCCTGCTCTCAAGAGGCACAAGTCATCTCCCCCAGCAAATGGGCCCGGCCTGCGGAGGAGGGCGGCATGCGGCTCCGCTTTGTCCGGCTTTCGGAGCACGCCACCGCTCCGACCAAGGGGTCCGAGCGCGCCGCGGGCTATGACCTATACAGTGCCTGTGAATACACAGTACCACCTATGGAGAAAGCTCTTGCGAAAACAGACATTCAGATAGCTCTTCCTAATGGGTGCTATGGGAGAGTAGCTCCACGTTCTGGCTTGGCTGCAAAACACTTCATAGATGTAGGAGCTGGTGTCATAGATGAAGATTATAGAGGAAATGTTGGTGTTGTACTGTTTAATTTTGGCAAAGAAAAGTTCGAAGTCAAAAAGGGTGATGGAATTGCACAGCTCATTTGTGAACGGATATTTTACCCAGAAATAGAGGAAGTTCAAGTTTTAGATGACACTGAAAGGGGTTCAGGAGGTTTTGGTTCCActggaaataattaaaatttatgccaagaacagaaaatgagaaaatatactttttccttgaaaataaagtctttgcttaaagtgaaaacaaaacaaggtgCTAGCTGATTGGCTTTCATTTCAGAGCCATTTCCTTTTAACTCTTCATGATCTCTTCAACCTACTCTTGAGAACAAGAAAGCAAATTGCAATGTAGAAGCAGGGGCACTTCACAAACCACTTGACAATGTCTAGCACACCAGCCTTGTAACCTGAGCATCAAACTTATGTCTTAGCAAAATTTCAGATTGCTACAAGTCCTGGAGTTTGGGGATTGGTCCTAAATAGCTGAAACCACAAATGATAAATCTGTGATTGCTACAGGCCTCCTGCATTAAGTGTGGATTGGCCTGAAGTCAGGGGCTATATGTTTATCTAAATGTTACCTTATGGATTCAATACTGTGAACAAATGGAGTGTTCAGGTGTTGATGGTGAAAAAATGCATCTCTCTCCCCAGATTATGGGAATAGCTATGCATCTCTAGATTGGTCTTTTCTAAAACCTTTTTGTCCCACTCTCTCACACCCACTCCCAATTCTACCACTGTGAAGTCTTTGTAGCCCTACAACAGGGTATGATGTGCATGGAAGCAGGAGTGGGTGTGGCTAAGAATGTCACAGgtataaaattgggataataataggAATAGATGTTAGTATGTTGTGGTTGAAAATCAAACACAGTTTTAGCTCCTCAAGACTATTTTTGGCATTCATTTTTATGTCGAAGGTCATACAGCAGGTCTGAAAAAGGAAAGGACTAGACTGTTGGGAGATGCTCTAGGCAAGAGACTAATAAGTATACTAGTGTTTTTTAAATGACCTTCTGTGATTTGGGACACTCTAAAAACCCTACCTTTCTGAGCACCAAACTCATGTAAACAAAACTGGCTGCTGTCTATGTCAGGTGGAAAGGGCAAATGTGTGTAAATTAAACCTAGTCATAAGTAACTTGACCAAACTGTGGCTTAGCTGAAAAAATTGGGGTACCACTACATATGTGTTCTCAGTGGGCATCAACTAGAAAACTTGGGAATGGGGATGAtggaataattcttttttttatatttggtcCCTATAAGTCTCAAGAGATTTATACTGATGATGAAATTGATTGGGGGGgggtggccttccctggtggcgcagtggttaagaatccacctgccaatgcaggggacatgggtttgagccctggtccgggaagaccccacatgcctcggagcaactaagcccatgcgccacaacgagagctcttgagccacaactactgaagcctgtgtgcctaaaagccatgctccgcaatgagaagcccgcgcaccgcaacgaagagtagcccctgttcgatgcaactagagaaagcccgtgcgcagcaacgaagaccaaatgcagccaaaaataataaataaataaatttatttttaaaaatttatgggaGGAACCTGAAGGGGTAGcatgaataattaaaatgtacaaGTAACTCAAAATGTAATCTTATTAGAACATCTTTGTTTTCCAAATATCTTGCCAGAGCCACTGATataatttctttctcaaaatttgaCAGTTGGGGTGCCTCATCTGATGGTCTGTTGCAACATTCTATAAAGATTTCCCTTGCCTTTCACTTTGGCTCATTAAACTCTATAAAAACAAGacgactttttttttaagatgacttTTTATAAACTTGCCTCTCTCTGGTCATTCTCAAACCTAGAGggctagattttaatttttattccataGAGAGTAGAAGGTAAAAAGAACCATCATTTTGCATCTGCATGTCAATCTTATGTGACAAGAGGAATTGAACCatcatttttaaataacataacCATCATGTTATGAGATGGAAATAGTTTAAGGGTCAGCTATAAATCGATCAAGAGATACTGGGGGCAGAGAGTGAGGAGAGtactaagaagaagaaaatgaaagagagaccAGGAACGATGTTTCTGCCATTGCTAGCCACATGACCTTGGCCAACTAAACTCGAAAACCtgtgttgttagtaaagtggggGGCAAAAATGCCTTCCCTACTGATAGTTCAGGAAAACTGGGGGGATCCCCTGATATAACAGTACAGCAGAGATGATGTACAGAGGTActtatatttctacttttagCTCCAGGTTTTGACAGTGTTGGCGAGGAGAtagctttgaaaatatttagcaTATCTAGCTCCTAATTCAAATTATTTGGGAAAGCTTTTTAAATAGAGGGAGGAGGTCTGTTTCTCTAATCAATTACTTTGTAGATGCTTTTCAATCAAGTGGTGGAAGGGAACAGTCACATCAGTTACTCCAGAAGAGGGCACCATTCCCCAAGAAATAGGACCTGCTCAACTGCTAAAAATGGAACACGTGTCTAAGACTTCAACTGAGAGAAAGATCTGTAGAGGCCAGAAAGATAGTCATGAGTTTGTTTTCGATATATCCCCTCACCATTCTTGTTTCGTGACTCTCATGTCTCTCTTCCACACTCCCTTTAGGCACTAGTCTGTCTTGCCCATTCCTTAAAAGCCTTCTCAGGTAGCTGTAGGATGGGTTCTCAGAATACAGTTGATCCCCAATTTTTTCACTGCTACGGCTCTTCTGTTTTTTCCTCATGGCTCTGACACTTTGAAACATTCTGTCTGCTAAATTGCATTTAATAATAATTGATTCATGATCATTCTTCTAATATATGAATAAGATACAAATGAAGCTTAACAATGTCACACCACCATGTGATAGGGTTGCATTACTGAGCAGGTGTAATTTCAGTCATTGGCAAAGAAACTGATGTTTTAGTAGCAAGGAGTTAAGCAAAGAGAATGTACAATTTCCATTAGGATTtctgaaatattgaaaatagttTGCAGAAGCCAGCTATTCTGAGGATTCCTAGGGATCTGAGATCCCAGATGAAAGAGGATGAACATGATCTCACATTATGAGTAGCCACAATCAGCCCATGCTTTGCATACTTTATCCTATTTATAGCATGAGGTATGAACTGAAAACTTGTTAGCCAAAAGCATAATACCTCCCCCAGGCATATCTGGATTTTGATTAACGATACTTTTCTATAATCTTAACCTAAAGGACTCTCTAAATGGAGGAATTCCAGACAACCTGGCAAAAACAGGTTACCTGTATAGTAGGCCATGTATTAGACAAGTTTTGtgaatcaatatataaaaatatacacacatatgtttgTAACAATAATaggtgcctcctgcattggacaCTTTCAATAGATTATTCTCAAATCTGACAACAATCCTATAAAGTAGATAtcctttacagatgaaaaaaatgaatagagaagTTTGGTAACTTTCTCCATCACACAGCTACCAAGGGTTGGAATTGGGATTTAAACTTATCTGACTCCGAAGCTCAGGTCACCATGCTGTTTCAAGAGAACAGTTTTCTCTTAGCAAACAGACTGCAATGGGAAAGAGAATAAGTAAAatttccacacacaaaaatagtgggaaaAAATTCAAGTCACCCATTGTAGAGAATAATCTCCCAAACAATTTAATAACATGCACACTCATCTTTAATACCTGTGGTCATATGTTGTGTTTTATAGAAGGGAGGTTTATTGGTTTCATAATAGGCTTCATTTAATACATTTAGAGAGTGTCATAATGCATCTGGTGGCAAGATTAGATGGATTTCATTGGTCCCTTGAGGTGGATAGAGTCACAAAAGACTTTGGATTCCTTACTCTATTAAGAAAATTGTCCAGGTCCAAGATCAAAGATAGAAGAGTTGCTGGTACTCATTCTTCCAAGGATTGGCAGGGATCGGTGCAGAAATGAAGAACTGGAAGCAACTTGGGAATCTTGAGTGAGTTCAGTACTTCACAGGATCCtcaatgaatctttttttttccttttttttaattggatagaTTTGACATATAACCTTCACTGAGTTTTATAAGCACAGAACCTTACAGTTGGGAGGAATCTTCAAAATCATCTAGTTCAGTCATCCTTTTAAGAAAAGTACTGGAAATACCTCTGCAACATACCGGTCAAGGGATCACCAAGCCTCTGCTTGAATGTCCTAAACAGCAGGAAGTTCATCTGTTTACAAAGCCACCTATTTCATCTTCAGATAGTTTTGCCTAATAGGAAGTTCTTCATATTAAGCTGAAATTTCTCTCTCCTAACTTCCACTCACTGATACTGATTCCAAGCTGTAAGACCCCCCTTAAACCAATGCCTCCCCCACAAGGCTTTTCTATCCAGATTACCCTTCTTGGTACTTTGCCCCCTGTAACCACAGGTAGTCTTGGAATGCCACGGTAGGTTGGTCAGAGCCACTGAAAACCAACAGTCAGAAATGAGTGGTGCAACCACCATGAAACAGAGCAGCGCATCTGATCTCCCCTCCTCTGCACTCCCACAGGGCCTGGAGTCAGCTCTCCACACTGCTGAGCTTCATTCTGGCCTTCACTGTTATCTGGATGGTGAGAGCTGGAAAGAGGCACTCTCTCTCTATTCAATCATCCTTGAGCTCTAAGGCTTTGATAATCCTTAGAAACCTCTTAGTAGAAACATCCCCTCAACCAGAAATCAGCATTAGCATCTACCCGACATGCTGAAACCACTCGTGACTGTTCCATGTTCCCCAAACCCAAGAGAACTGACCATTCCACTACTTGGTCTGAAAAGTCCTGCCAGAAAAAATTCTGGCAAGGCTACGGAGGTCTTATCGCGAACAGAAGTGGATCAAATGTAGAAAAATTGTCTACCAGCCATCTTGCATCTTCCCTCTAAATCTCTGATTCAGAACCTCCCTTTCACTCACAGCCGTCCTGCAACCATTCTGCTTCCCTTCTATCTCCACCATCTGAGAACATCCTGACTCCTCAAAGCCATTTTATAGAGAGAGCCTCAAACGTGGGGAGGAACCAAATAGTTGAGCCATATGTCTACTGCCATGGGTATTTTGGACATTGTCAGTCAATCATAGTGTGGAGACATTTCTTCATGTTCCAGCTGTTCACAAAGGATATCCTTGGCAGCAATGACTGGATAGAAGGAATTCTTGTTGCACCCAACACATCTATATAAAttctttctgattataaaagacTTAAGTTGCAAACAACGTATCTATGCAACCCTAACACACTATTTTCTGGGGTTCTGTGTTGAAATCTGGTGAGATCCACTTACCGTAAGAACTTGGTATTGATGTGGGTACAAAAATTCACTACTAGGTAGTAAATTAGCTTCCTATGTATTTGAGAAACTAATGAATGTCGGTCTGATGATTCAagttaaattacatttaattggAAGAAGACCAATGATTCCATGTTTTTTATTGTAAACAATCTATATATTCCCAAtaaatttatagtaaaataagctttaaaaaagccaatgtcaaaaaaggaaaaaaaccagtAACTACAACAAAATATGTAATGAGGTTAATAACATATATGCTTGGCCTTAGAGAATTCTTACAAACTCAGTTGATTAAAACATTCTATATTAATGTTgtacatttttacaaaaaaaaaaagtttccaaaagaaaagtaagaattaaacatttatgggacttccctggaggtccagtggttaagacttcaccttacaatgcagggggcatgggttagatctctgttcagggagctaagatcccacatgcctcaaggtcaaaaaaccaaaacatgcaacagaagcaatgttgtaacaaattcaataaaacactttaaaaatggtccacattgaaaaaaaaaatcttaaaaaaagaattaaacatttaTGACTGGAGTTAGTTGTAGTAAGGAATTGGACGTGGGTGTTTGACTGCTCTTTGTGCCTCCAAAATTCTGCAGaaaattctgtcttctttttagtCCATCCAAAATGACTGAGTTATTAGATGCCAGACTCTGTGTCCTAAAGATATTAAAAGTAACAGAATTATTGCCTTCAAAAGGGCCTGGATTTCTAACCAAGGCAAAACACCTTCATTTGTTACTTTGAAGGAGTACATTTACTAACAGGAACTAACTTATCAAATAAGTTAACCTTTAAAAATCTCAAGTGctctttacattttaaaggatTCCCAATAGCAACTCAATTATTTGACAGCTGCTTTCTAAGAAGTTCATATTCTCTGAACATCTGTTCTCGATCCAATATCAAGTATATTCTAGGCAGAAACAATAAGCTCCATGAAAAACTCTTCTATACAACTAAAATGACCAATATCTTCTTgtataatttgtttcttttttgagtaAGCATATGGAAAGGAAAAGCCAActgtaatatttttcatattgacTAGCGTTCCTTTCCTAGGAGCTGTAAGCGATGTTAGTCCCTTATCCAAGACATCTGCCTTGCTTCAGCCAACTCACATTACTGGTTGGGCATTTTGTTTTTGACATTCCCCTTCTCCCACCTTGCCTCCTCTCCCTCACCTGTCCATTACATCAAGAGATGTCTCAAAAATGTGTCCTCCATAAATCTTTCCCACACAGCCCATCACTCTTCATAACTGCCAAAGAGATGTGGAATTAAGAGTTTATGCTTTGTTGTTGAGTtcaatttgtttattgtttgttggTCTCCTCAACTAAACTAAGCTAAATTGTAAGCTTCCTATAGGTAGCAACAACAccttgttcatctctgtctccCTAATCCTAATCCAATTATGGCACATAGTTGATGTCCAAATGTTATCTCCCCTCCCTTTTCCTATAAATGTCTTTAATGATTATAGTTATAAATCTTTCAAGAAAACCATAttataagcaatttttaaaaattaaatttctcaagATTTCTCAAATTTAAATTCTCAATTCATGTCAATTTCTCTtatctgttttgggtttgtttttggttttatttttgtttttgccagaGAGGAACAAAAGGGAACCCATGGCTTATTGGTTTACACTGTTGTTTACCTCAAAGACAACATGTTTTGATACTTCAATGACTTAATATGAATTAAACTATTGTTTCAGGCAAAAAAATCTTGTTCCCCAATAAAGtagatgtgtttaaaaaaatgcaaacttcCAGGAATTTAGCCTAAGTTATAAATAATTAGGAATGTCCACAAACATTTAGTAATAACAATTCACTGCAGATTGATTTATTATAGCAAAAAAACTGGGAACAATCTAAATGTCAAAGCAAGGAAAATAATGGTTATGTAAATAACAGGgtccacataatggaatactaagcagccatttcaaaaaataagggacttccctggcggtccagttgttaagactccatgcttccactgcagggggcacgggttcgatccctagtcagggaactaagatcccacatgcatgctgtgtggcacagcaaaaaaaaaacaaaacaatgagctggagggaattccctggtggtccagtggttaggactcttgagctttcactgctgaggacccaggttcaatccccggtcggggaacaaagatcctgcaagctgcacagcgcaTTGCCCCCCCCAAAAAGCAAGATATATATGTACTGATTGCAGGATATCCATGATAAATTAGGTGAAAAAGAAAGCCACAGCTCTGTATGCTCTGTTGttagaaattaattatatttataaatgcaaGGGAAAAAGTCTGAAAGAATATACGCCAAACTGTTAACAATATTTAGGTCACCTCTACGGAATAGGAATGGAAAAGGCTAGGGAATGGAGACTAccagttttactttttacatttctatATTACTGTTTAAAAAAGAGGTAcacaataattttatataataaaaaaactaATGAAGATATATGCCAAATTTTAAGATGACTTTTTAGAAAACTATTTAATAACATGGGGGAATGTTCATTATATTCTACTGAAAAAAGCAACATGCAAAATAGTAACTACAGTATGAGCTCAACAGACAAAATATATAGATTCAATATGTTCAGACCAAAGTATAAATACAccaaatataaaaagatttttaaaaatatctagatgGTAGGGTGActatagatgtttttaaaaaactacttttcagtactttaaatgtTCTATTATGACCAAATTACTTTTATATGCTGAACAATGTTATTTAAACAAGCTGGCATGGAAAATATTAGTGGAAAGTAGCCACATCTCTATCTCAACCTGTGTAGAACCAGGAATATAAGTGAAAACTTTCCAACCTTCAGTTCAGGAAGTGCTTGGTTTATGGTAGTCCCTtcctatttttagaaataattcaaGATTTAGTAGTAGTGGAACAGTCAAATCTTGGTTCACATTAAAAATGAACTCTATCCTATTATATAAGAGGTTTCATTGTAACTTCATACAACTTATTCAGTAAAGGCTGGTAGACTTGTatcattataaaaaatttattcagGAGTCTCCCACAAGGTAACTCAATATGCCCTTGATTTTAATAATTCCTGTGGGATAGTGGCCAATCACTTCTATGTGCACTTACCGTGGAGAATCTATTCCACTATCTCCTGCCATGCTCTGATTTTCGGTTCCTTCCAAGTGACTATGTTCAGGTTGGACGTCCTGAGCCAACACTGGCATATGCGAAGTGTTGAACAGTTCTAACTTGTGTGTGAactgttttctcatttcctgATTCTGAGCACTCTGACTCCAGGTGGCTGGTTTCTTTCCTGTGTCACCAACAGGGTCTTGTAGGGTTTCAGCCTCTGAAGCACTTTTCCTTGTGCCGTAGTAATCAAATATACTTCCATCAGCAGGTGCTGAGGCCTGTACACATTTAGCTACACCGGGTTCCTTTTCATAGTCAAAACCAGACTGGATCCCTAAATTGAGGACACAGTTTTCAGCAGAGAGATTAGGTTTTTGGCTTTCACCGGGATTAGTAAGCAACCCAGTGGGCTTGTAATGTTCATTTCCTTTGAGCACCAGAGGCTCAAACCTCTGTATGTTGCTATTGTACTCAGTCAGAGACCTTTCGGTCACCTTTCGTTTTCCTAAATGATTCCACTTGTTTCCCCCTGGAAAGGAAACTTGAATGTGGCCAGGCAGCATTTGAATTAAGTCGTCATTCTCAGAAAAGTCATCCTCATCTAGATACAATGAACTGCAGGCCCCATCCTCATCATCTGCTTCATTCTGATACAAGGCCTGGTCGTCATCAGAAAGTCCTTCATTTTCTAGACTCACAGTCTCTGCTTCCTGGATAAATGCCTTTCTCATCAGAGTTTCCTCTGAGTCTCTGTCTTGTCTCTCAGGTTGTCTCAAATGGTTTGCACCAACTGGGTAATCCAAAAGACCAAGATTTTGGAACTGGTGTATTGTTTCATCAACTGATCTACGAGCAGAGGATGCTTGGTCTAAAGAAGAGGAACCTTGTGATGGCAGGACATGCTGTGtttcttttgtctcttctaatgTGTCAAAATGAGAGTAGCTTTTCCTCGAGACTTCAGGGATTGCCTCATTTTCTCCACCATACACATCACGTCTCAACGTGCTTTCCCTGAAGGAACAGCATTTACTATCATTTTGCAAAACACCACACTGAGAGTAATTGAAGAGGTAATCTCTAAAGTCATCACTGATAGGTTTGACAGTAGAGTGATTCACATAAATGGATTCTGCTCTCAGTTTATCATTACATTGTTCACTGTATGACTGTTTGGCTTCACTCTCAAAGATTCTTGAGGAATCCAAAGACCTCGCCCTTTGGAAAGGCTTTCCCTTTGGTCCAATCTGACTGGGTTTCAGATCACCGATCTTCTGGATGTTGTGCTCTTTGGTTATTGGGCTCCTTCGGTGAGAGAAACCCTGGAAAGGATTACTGATCCGCTTTTTGTAAATCAAATGGGAACCTAGCACTGATGGATTCTCACCAAGTGGTTTCTGAAGCTCTACTTCATTAGGGCTTTCAATTCCGGGGGTGGGCTGTGTAGCAGGGAGCTTGGGGTGTTTCTCCAGCCTAATGCTTCCTGGCTGAGGCCCACTTCCCCGACTCCTGGCTTTGTCTCTATCTCTATGTGAATGGCCCCGCCTTCGAGGCTTTACAGACCGGCCCTGACTTTTCTTAACTCCCACTTTTGAAGGATACTTATGCCTGAGTGTCAGcatataagtggaagtgccctggctattatattttttctgttcttcgtATTTTTGCATTATGACAGTATGTTTGATTAAGTTGTCAACAGTTAAAATGGGATTAATTCGTTTGATTATCTCATGTTCAATGTCTCGAGGGATATTGTCCAAGTTATCTTCATCTCGGACGGGCCATTCTTCTGGTGGGAACTGGGCAGAGAAACTGCTGTGCTCTGTTCTGGACTTCTCCTTTCTGGATATACTGCGCCAGAAGAGGCTAAAGCCAAATTTCTTggctttttctctgtcttttgtgaATGGTAAAGGTTTGGCGCTGTCACAGACGCGATTCTCCTCAGACACTGAAACTGTTCGATTCTGTACCAAAGGTTTGGATTCCCCAAGACCTTTCTGGCATTTTCTAGTCACTTCTGCAGCAGCTGGTGGTTCCTGTATATACTGAGTGCACACATCATGGAAACACTGGCAAGAATGACAATGGGATATGGGGGCCGCATTTTCTTTGGCTAGGTCTGCACAGCTTTCCACGTTCACCAGGTATGTAATGGAAGTTGGCATCCGGGGACTTTCATCTGATAGGACTCTCTTATTTTCTTGGGGGTTTGTATTTGTAATGAAGTAAGTCTGAGGAGTAACTATGAAGTATCCTTCTCCAGTGTGATAAATCTTCCTTTCTTTAATGAGAGTTCCCAGAGTGGTATAGAGAATATCTTGAGATGGAATTGCAATGCCT contains:
- the LOC132439452 gene encoding deoxyuridine 5'-triphosphate nucleotidohydrolase, mitochondrial-like, with amino-acid sequence MPCSQEAQVISPSKWARPAEEGGMRLRFVRLSEHATAPTKGSERAAGYDLYSACEYTVPPMEKALAKTDIQIALPNGCYGRVAPRSGLAAKHFIDVGAGVIDEDYRGNVGVVLFNFGKEKFEVKKGDGIAQLICERIFYPEIEEVQVLDDTERGSGGFGSTGNN
- the STOX1 gene encoding storkhead-box protein 1 isoform X1, which codes for MARPVQLAPGSLALVLCRLEAQEAAAGAEEPGGRAVFRAFCRANTRCFWNSRLARAASRLAFQGWLRRGVLLVHAPPASLQVLRDAWCRRALRPPRGFRIRAVGDVFPVQMNPIAQSQFIPLAEVLCCAVSDMNAAQIVVTQESLLEHLVKHYPGIAIPSQDILYTTLGTLIKERKIYHTGEGYFIVTPQTYFITNTNPQENKRVLSDESPRMPTSITYLVNVESCADLAKENAAPISHCHSCQCFHDVCTQYIQEPPAAAEVTRKCQKGLGESKPLVQNRTVSVSEENRVCDSAKPLPFTKDREKAKKFGFSLFWRSISRKEKSRTEHSSFSAQFPPEEWPVRDEDNLDNIPRDIEHEIIKRINPILTVDNLIKHTVIMQKYEEQKKYNSQGTSTYMLTLRHKYPSKVGVKKSQGRSVKPRRRGHSHRDRDKARSRGSGPQPGSIRLEKHPKLPATQPTPGIESPNEVELQKPLGENPSVLGSHLIYKKRISNPFQGFSHRRSPITKEHNIQKIGDLKPSQIGPKGKPFQRARSLDSSRIFESEAKQSYSEQCNDKLRAESIYVNHSTVKPISDDFRDYLFNYSQCGVLQNDSKCCSFRESTLRRDVYGGENEAIPEVSRKSYSHFDTLEETKETQHVLPSQGSSSLDQASSARRSVDETIHQFQNLGLLDYPVGANHLRQPERQDRDSEETLMRKAFIQEAETVSLENEGLSDDDQALYQNEADDEDGACSSLYLDEDDFSENDDLIQMLPGHIQVSFPGGNKWNHLGKRKVTERSLTEYNSNIQRFEPLVLKGNEHYKPTGLLTNPGESQKPNLSAENCVLNLGIQSGFDYEKEPGVAKCVQASAPADGSIFDYYGTRKSASEAETLQDPVGDTGKKPATWSQSAQNQEMRKQFTHKLELFNTSHMPVLAQDVQPEHSHLEGTENQSMAGDSGIDSPRTQSLASNNSVILDGLKRRQNFLQNFGGTKSSQTPTSNSLLQLTPVINV